In Calothrix sp. PCC 7507, one DNA window encodes the following:
- a CDS encoding SDR family oxidoreductase: MTNYIFLAGASRGVGREIAKCLTAQKLKIKALLRTDTVAAELEALGIQVVLGDALNVEDVERAILTDEKIDTVISTLGGLPSEGERPDYLGNKNLIDAAVKAGVKKFILITSIGTGNSVDALSPQALAALGPVLAEKDKAEQHLIGSGLTYTIIRPGGLKSEPATGNGVLTENPLIVGSIHRADVAQLVVRALNSERANNKILSAVDRNQLFEQLELAEFNLD; encoded by the coding sequence ATGACAAATTATATTTTTCTGGCTGGTGCTAGTCGTGGTGTTGGACGAGAAATAGCCAAATGCTTAACAGCACAAAAGTTAAAAATTAAAGCACTTCTGAGAACAGACACCGTTGCTGCTGAATTAGAAGCATTAGGTATTCAGGTAGTTCTGGGTGATGCTTTAAATGTAGAAGATGTGGAACGCGCAATACTAACAGATGAAAAGATTGATACTGTTATCAGCACTCTAGGTGGTTTGCCTAGTGAAGGCGAAAGACCCGATTATTTGGGTAATAAAAATCTGATTGATGCCGCAGTCAAAGCCGGAGTAAAAAAGTTTATTCTCATTACTTCTATCGGTACTGGTAATAGTGTCGATGCTTTATCACCTCAAGCTTTAGCAGCACTAGGCCCAGTTTTAGCTGAAAAAGACAAAGCCGAACAACACTTAATCGGCAGTGGACTTACATACACCATTATCCGTCCTGGTGGACTCAAATCAGAACCGGCAACTGGCAATGGAGTTTTAACTGAAAATCCCCTAATTGTGGGCAGCATCCATCGTGCAGATGTCGCTCAATTAGTCGTCCGTGCTTTAAATTCTGAACGCGCTAATAATAAAATATTATCTGCAGTAGACCGAAATCAACTATTTGAGCAATTAGAGTTGGCAGAATTTAATTTGGATTAA
- a CDS encoding alpha/beta hydrolase has protein sequence MPVSAFFEAAKVEGTQSPYDTIHLKILYPGQMSGNDLAKNMGIVPVDTEKAPFPVVIFFNGFNCDAQQYRWLAVKLAECGLVVVLFNWVAQNLPGIISLTPGVDLQNTKPKTYRSTFTATALPALLAKLEQLQNQGILTGMLDLEKIVLGGHSAGGRVAMENADLGFFPQIAASFAYGAHTAGSLLQGYEAGTILPLPDSLPLLLIAGTCDGVIANSSSRYGINSADPTTPVIRTFQEAIAGGRNDSYLLLLEGANHFSIADHLDSTIARPYPDFPATQPQENFQLLMAEIISLFIDAHVYLQSDAFPKLEQLLNAANPLIKSFECK, from the coding sequence ATGCCAGTTAGTGCTTTTTTTGAAGCTGCTAAAGTTGAGGGTACGCAGTCACCTTACGATACCATTCATCTCAAAATTTTATACCCTGGACAGATGTCAGGGAATGATTTAGCAAAAAATATGGGAATTGTGCCTGTTGATACCGAAAAAGCACCTTTTCCAGTAGTGATTTTTTTCAACGGTTTTAACTGTGATGCTCAACAATATCGTTGGCTGGCGGTGAAACTCGCTGAATGTGGACTGGTGGTAGTTCTCTTTAATTGGGTTGCACAAAATCTACCAGGAATAATTAGCCTCACTCCCGGAGTCGATTTACAAAACACTAAACCAAAAACTTATCGTAGTACTTTTACTGCTACAGCGTTACCAGCTCTACTGGCTAAATTAGAACAGTTGCAAAATCAGGGAATTTTGACTGGGATGCTTGACCTGGAAAAAATTGTTTTAGGTGGACACTCCGCAGGTGGTAGAGTAGCGATGGAAAATGCAGACCTCGGTTTTTTCCCCCAAATTGCAGCATCTTTTGCCTATGGCGCACATACAGCAGGATCTTTACTCCAAGGATATGAAGCAGGTACTATTTTACCGTTACCAGACTCTCTACCTCTGCTACTCATAGCAGGAACCTGTGATGGAGTCATAGCTAACAGTAGCTCACGCTATGGCATCAATTCAGCAGATCCTACCACACCAGTCATCCGGACATTTCAAGAAGCGATCGCTGGGGGACGAAATGACAGCTATTTACTACTTCTTGAAGGTGCTAATCACTTTTCGATAGCTGATCACCTAGACTCTACTATAGCTAGACCTTATCCTGACTTCCCCGCCACCCAACCCCAGGAAAACTTCCAGTTGTTGATGGCTGAAATTATAAGTTTATTTATTGATGCTCATGTTTACCTCCAATCAGACGCATTCCCAAAACTAGAGCAATTACTCAATGCTGCCAATCCTCTGATAAAATCCTTTGAGTGCAAATAA
- a CDS encoding WD40 repeat domain-containing protein, producing the protein MQMDWISLLKAQQADFLQRVKKTKTNDLSLLASQVKGCHNEIMAFRGEPMAKLLELSRQQAEILAKFPPPTPPEYPEPPDWEIPFAQYFQQQAADYLLREQIVERIMTERLGKFVKKVPQDAVQNMVLDDEGNLCSESKFIYLVAADPKLSIQVYAADGESFNGIKKDKIRWSVSQDDFTNHQLLIFLCLFYPSTGKLGYEKQAVITGFLPTAQIEFTESKLYVTPSKLLYAGGLSWYLESLLGKKNAASEVVESRITETVRTLPAEHPLKNIIGDWEYWQTLKGHTRGINCLAYSSPVGDVSRTRSLKTKSLECNNGRTLPILASGSHGQTKLWDLSKGELIETLSESPWVISGLVDEVNSLAFSADGQTLVSVGADSTIKIWHVGARDLIDILHKHHGVVRCVTFTPGGRMLVTGGDDRKILFWDLTERRVAIALSLDDTAAHSLVLSQDGQTLVTGSYRKIKVWRTSYQMGEIPFNDLPPTHILLGHAHIVRSLAISADAKVLVSGSKDSTIKVWDLETGELIRTLKGHRDEVCAIALSPDEQIIASGSADKTIKLWHVKTGELLATFTGHTNTVTAVAFTASGEMLVSGSLDKTIKIWQRS; encoded by the coding sequence ATGCAAATGGATTGGATTAGCTTACTAAAAGCTCAACAAGCTGACTTCTTGCAACGTGTGAAGAAAACCAAGACTAATGACTTATCTTTACTAGCAAGTCAAGTCAAGGGTTGCCACAATGAAATAATGGCATTTAGGGGCGAACCAATGGCAAAACTCCTAGAATTATCTCGCCAACAAGCAGAAATTCTCGCCAAATTTCCGCCGCCTACGCCACCGGAATATCCCGAACCTCCCGACTGGGAGATACCTTTTGCTCAATACTTTCAGCAGCAAGCGGCTGATTATCTTTTGCGAGAGCAAATCGTTGAGCGAATCATGACTGAACGTCTGGGTAAGTTTGTGAAAAAAGTGCCACAAGACGCAGTTCAAAACATGGTTTTAGACGATGAGGGAAATTTATGCAGTGAAAGTAAATTTATTTATTTAGTTGCGGCAGATCCAAAATTAAGTATTCAAGTTTATGCTGCTGATGGAGAAAGTTTTAATGGCATTAAGAAAGACAAAATTAGATGGTCAGTTAGTCAAGATGATTTTACAAATCACCAATTATTAATTTTTTTGTGTTTATTCTATCCGTCTACTGGTAAATTAGGCTACGAAAAACAAGCGGTAATTACAGGGTTTTTACCAACTGCTCAGATTGAGTTTACTGAATCAAAACTTTATGTTACTCCCAGTAAATTGTTGTACGCGGGAGGATTGAGTTGGTATTTAGAATCACTACTTGGTAAAAAAAATGCAGCTTCAGAGGTAGTTGAGAGTAGAATTACCGAAACAGTGCGGACTTTGCCAGCAGAACATCCCCTGAAAAATATTATCGGTGACTGGGAATATTGGCAGACTTTGAAAGGACACACCAGAGGAATTAATTGCCTTGCTTACTCTTCTCCTGTGGGAGACGTTTCGCGGACGCGATCGCTGAAGACAAAGAGTTTAGAGTGTAACAATGGTAGAACCTTACCGATATTAGCTAGTGGTAGTCATGGACAAACGAAGCTATGGGATTTAAGCAAGGGTGAATTAATAGAGACATTGTCAGAGTCTCCTTGGGTAATATCTGGGCTGGTGGATGAGGTGAATTCCCTAGCTTTTAGTGCTGATGGGCAGACTTTAGTGAGTGTTGGTGCAGATTCCACGATCAAGATTTGGCACGTCGGGGCACGAGATTTGATTGATATCTTGCACAAACATCATGGGGTGGTTAGGTGCGTGACTTTTACCCCAGGCGGCAGGATGTTAGTAACTGGCGGTGATGACAGAAAAATTCTGTTTTGGGATTTGACAGAACGGCGAGTAGCGATCGCTCTTTCTTTAGATGATACAGCCGCTCATTCCCTCGTTTTGAGCCAAGATGGACAAACTTTGGTTACAGGTAGCTACCGGAAAATCAAAGTCTGGCGCACCTCTTACCAAATGGGAGAAATACCTTTCAATGATCTGCCGCCAACACATATACTGTTGGGTCATGCACATATCGTGCGTTCCCTAGCTATAAGCGCGGATGCTAAAGTTCTCGTTAGTGGTAGTAAAGACTCAACGATTAAAGTTTGGGATTTAGAGACTGGGGAGTTAATTCGCACCCTCAAGGGACATAGAGATGAAGTCTGTGCGATCGCTTTAAGTCCCGATGAGCAAATTATCGCCAGCGGTAGTGCTGATAAAACTATCAAATTGTGGCATGTAAAAACCGGAGAACTATTAGCTACTTTTACAGGACATACCAACACAGTCACAGCCGTAGCCTTCACTGCTTCTGGTGAGATGTTAGTCAGTGGGAGTCTGGATAAGACAATTAAGATTTGGCAGCGGAGTTAA
- a CDS encoding Uma2 family endonuclease, whose product MAIASQPQLSLDDFLKLPETEPASDFVNGEIIQKPMPQAEHSRLQMKLGNVINNVTESPKIAYAFSELRCTFGGASIVPDLAVFRWERIIKTASGRLANRFEIHPDWAIEILSPDQKLKKVLSKLLHCSRNGSELGWLLNPEDESVLAVFSGQRVELYEGADKLPVIEGIELELTAEQVFGWLSLL is encoded by the coding sequence ATGGCGATCGCCTCTCAACCCCAGCTAAGTTTAGACGACTTCCTCAAGCTACCAGAAACTGAGCCAGCGTCAGATTTTGTCAATGGTGAAATTATTCAAAAACCTATGCCTCAAGCCGAACATAGCCGACTACAGATGAAACTCGGTAATGTCATTAATAACGTAACTGAAAGCCCAAAAATTGCTTATGCTTTCTCAGAACTGCGTTGTACCTTCGGCGGTGCTTCTATCGTCCCTGATTTGGCGGTGTTTCGCTGGGAGAGAATTATTAAAACAGCATCTGGTAGACTTGCTAACCGCTTTGAAATTCATCCCGATTGGGCGATTGAGATTCTTTCCCCAGACCAAAAATTAAAAAAAGTGCTGAGTAAATTGTTGCATTGTTCTCGCAATGGTAGTGAATTAGGCTGGTTGCTCAACCCAGAAGATGAAAGTGTGCTGGCGGTGTTTTCTGGACAGCGGGTGGAGTTATACGAAGGTGCTGATAAATTACCTGTGATTGAAGGTATTGAGTTGGAATTAACAGCGGAACAAGTTTTTGGTTGGTTGAGTTTGTTATGA
- a CDS encoding Uma2 family endonuclease: protein MTIASQPQLSLEEFLKLPETEPASDFLNGEIIQKPMPQGEHSLLQVKFCTFINQVVETKKIAYAFPELRCTFGGASIVPDVAVFRWDRIPKTASGRIVNRFNIHPDWAIEILSPDQKQTKVLSKLLHCSRNGSELGWLLNPEDESVLAVFPGQRVELYEGADKLPVIEGIELELTAEQVFGWLSFG, encoded by the coding sequence ATGACTATCGCCTCTCAACCCCAGCTAAGTTTAGAGGAGTTTCTCAAACTACCAGAAACCGAGCCAGCATCAGATTTTCTCAACGGTGAAATCATTCAAAAACCCATGCCCCAAGGCGAACATAGCTTACTCCAAGTTAAATTTTGCACTTTCATTAACCAAGTAGTAGAAACAAAAAAAATTGCTTACGCTTTCCCAGAATTGCGTTGCACTTTTGGTGGTGCTTCCATCGTCCCCGACGTGGCGGTGTTTCGCTGGGATAGAATTCCTAAAACGGCATCTGGTAGAATTGTTAACCGCTTTAACATTCATCCTGATTGGGCAATTGAGATTCTTTCCCCAGACCAAAAACAAACAAAAGTGCTAAGTAAACTATTGCATTGTTCCCGCAATGGTAGTGAATTAGGCTGGTTACTTAACCCGGAAGATGAAAGTGTGCTGGCGGTGTTTCCTGGACAGCGTGTGGAGTTATATGAAGGTGCTGATAAATTACCTGTGATTGAAGGTATCGAGTTGGAATTAACAGCGGAACAGGTTTTTGGTTGGTTGAGTTTTGGTTAA
- a CDS encoding Uma2 family endonuclease: protein MTLTTYKWTIERYHQAIEAGIFDDQLIELWRGDLIIMTPEREPHAYYNTEAADYLRTLLGEQVKIRDAKPITLPNNSEPAPDIAIVKPLGAVYLEHHPYPEDIFWIIEFSKATLSKDLGEKKDIYAQAGIAEYWVVNLKSPQLQVFRDLQNGQYTTELTLTTGAIAPQAFPDVSVQVQRLIPIRNS from the coding sequence ATGACCTTAACTACCTATAAATGGACAATTGAACGCTATCACCAAGCAATAGAAGCAGGTATCTTTGACGACCAGCTAATTGAACTATGGCGTGGCGATCTGATCATTATGACTCCAGAACGAGAACCTCACGCCTACTACAACACAGAAGCAGCCGATTATCTCCGCACACTGCTGGGTGAACAGGTCAAAATCCGCGATGCTAAACCCATTACCCTCCCCAATAATTCGGAACCTGCTCCTGATATTGCCATTGTCAAACCTTTAGGCGCAGTCTACCTAGAACATCATCCATACCCTGAAGACATTTTCTGGATTATCGAATTTTCCAAAGCCACTTTGAGCAAAGACTTAGGTGAGAAAAAAGATATCTACGCCCAAGCAGGTATTGCTGAATATTGGGTTGTTAACCTCAAGTCTCCGCAGTTGCAAGTATTTCGAGACTTACAAAATGGGCAATACACAACAGAACTCACACTTACCACAGGCGCTATTGCTCCTCAAGCCTTTCCTGATGTATCTGTCCAAGTTCAGCGACTCATCCCAATTCGGAATTCCTAA
- the ftsH gene encoding ATP-dependent zinc metalloprotease FtsH: protein MPVETNNKSQIKPPKWRQFGGSFLVLLTLLLLLNLIVPSFFGSRLPQVPYSDFIVQVEAGKVDKAIVGSDRIQYSLKTQTPDGQPTEQVFTTTPVAIDLDLPKILREHNVEFAAPPPDQNGWIGTLLSWVAPPLIFFGIWGFLMNRQGGGGPAALTVGKSKARISSDGSTGVKFTDVAGVDEAKAELEEIVDFLKNATKYTNLGAKIPKGALLVGPPGTGKTLLAKAIAGEAGVPFFSISGSEFIELFVGVGAARVRDLFEQAKKQAPCIVFIDELDALGKSRGGAGGFVGGNDEREQTLNQLLTEMDGFDANTGVIIIAATNRPEVLDPALRRPGRFDRQIVVDRPDKIGREAILNVHARNVKLADDVNLATIAIRTPGFAGADLANLVNEAALLAARKNRQAVVMADFNEAIERLVAGLEKRSRILNETEKKTVAYHEVGHAIIGALMPGAGNVEKISIVPRGVGALGYTIQMPEEDRFLMIEDEIRGRIATLLGGRSAEEIVFGKVSTGASDDIQKATDLAERAITIYGMNDKLGPVAFEKVQQQFIEGYGNPRRSISPKVAEEIDREVKLTLDNAHHIALSILQQNRDLLEETAQELLQKEVLEGSQLRDRLQQAIAPDDMAEWLRTGKLSADKPLLQSILN, encoded by the coding sequence ATGCCTGTTGAAACCAATAACAAAAGCCAAATCAAACCACCTAAATGGCGGCAATTTGGTGGTAGTTTTCTAGTTCTATTAACTCTGTTACTATTGCTTAATTTAATTGTTCCGAGTTTTTTCGGTTCCCGATTACCGCAAGTTCCATATAGTGATTTTATTGTTCAGGTAGAAGCCGGGAAAGTAGATAAGGCGATTGTGGGTAGCGATCGCATTCAATATTCCCTCAAAACTCAAACCCCCGATGGACAACCCACTGAACAGGTATTCACCACTACACCAGTAGCAATAGATTTAGATTTACCAAAGATTCTGCGTGAGCATAATGTAGAGTTTGCAGCCCCACCGCCAGACCAAAATGGCTGGATTGGGACTTTACTTAGCTGGGTTGCACCACCGTTAATTTTCTTTGGTATTTGGGGCTTTTTAATGAATCGTCAAGGTGGTGGCGGCCCCGCTGCACTGACGGTAGGTAAAAGCAAAGCCAGAATCTCATCTGACGGTAGTACAGGTGTGAAATTTACGGATGTGGCTGGTGTCGATGAAGCCAAAGCCGAATTAGAAGAAATTGTCGATTTCTTGAAAAATGCCACCAAATACACCAATTTGGGAGCAAAAATTCCTAAAGGTGCATTACTGGTAGGGCCTCCAGGGACAGGTAAAACACTTTTAGCAAAAGCGATCGCTGGGGAAGCTGGCGTTCCATTCTTTAGTATCTCTGGCTCAGAGTTTATCGAATTGTTTGTAGGCGTAGGTGCGGCGCGAGTCCGCGATTTGTTTGAACAAGCCAAAAAACAAGCTCCCTGTATCGTCTTTATTGATGAGTTAGATGCACTGGGTAAGTCTCGCGGTGGCGCTGGCGGCTTCGTCGGTGGTAATGATGAACGGGAACAAACCCTCAACCAATTACTCACCGAAATGGATGGTTTTGATGCCAATACAGGGGTAATTATTATCGCTGCTACCAACCGTCCCGAAGTCCTAGACCCCGCCTTACGCCGTCCTGGTCGCTTTGACCGCCAAATTGTGGTTGATCGCCCTGATAAAATTGGTCGGGAGGCGATTCTCAATGTCCATGCTAGAAATGTCAAATTAGCTGATGATGTTAATTTGGCTACCATCGCTATCAGAACACCTGGCTTTGCTGGCGCAGATTTAGCTAACTTGGTAAATGAAGCCGCACTGTTAGCGGCTCGAAAAAATCGCCAAGCTGTGGTAATGGCAGATTTCAACGAAGCTATTGAGCGTCTGGTTGCTGGGTTGGAAAAACGCTCTCGGATACTCAATGAAACTGAGAAAAAGACTGTAGCTTATCACGAAGTTGGTCATGCCATTATTGGTGCTTTAATGCCTGGTGCTGGTAATGTGGAAAAAATCTCTATTGTGCCACGTGGTGTAGGTGCTTTGGGTTACACAATTCAAATGCCAGAAGAAGACCGTTTCTTGATGATTGAAGATGAAATCCGCGGACGGATTGCGACTCTTTTGGGTGGACGTTCTGCTGAGGAAATTGTCTTTGGGAAGGTGTCTACTGGTGCTTCTGATGATATTCAGAAAGCCACCGACTTGGCAGAACGTGCCATTACTATCTATGGGATGAACGATAAATTGGGGCCAGTAGCCTTTGAAAAAGTCCAGCAGCAGTTTATCGAAGGTTATGGTAATCCCCGCCGTTCCATCAGTCCAAAGGTAGCTGAGGAAATCGATCGGGAAGTTAAGCTGACTTTAGATAATGCTCATCACATTGCCTTGAGTATTCTGCAACAGAACCGCGACTTACTCGAAGAGACTGCACAAGAATTGTTGCAAAAAGAAGTCCTGGAAGGTTCTCAATTACGCGATCGCCTCCAGCAAGCAATAGCCCCCGATGACATGGCAGAATGGTTGCGGACAGGTAAGTTATCTGCAGATAAGCCACTGTTGCAATCTATTTTGAATTAA
- a CDS encoding AI-2E family transporter, protein MNLGQWIGLIAIVLSLYISWQIREVLLLMFAAVVLATTLNRLASYFQRLGMKRGYAVLLAVGIFFAGIAGFFLLIVPPFAQQFQELTLRVPQGFERFNGWFDELKTRVPVEMNPYIPDLNSLIQQAQPFINRVVGNSFALVSGSLEAVLKILLVLVLTGMLLADPDAYRKVFVRLFPSFYRRRVDGILDKCEVSLEGWITGAGFAVFVVGLMSVIGLSILRVKAALALAVLAGFMNLIPNLGPTMSVVPALAIALLDDGWKCLAVLILYILIQQVETNFITPIVMAHQVSLLPAVTLIAQLFFVTFFGFLGLLLALPLTVVAKIWLQEVLIKDVLDQWGNSHQKGAELVVISDSIDSEDYWIDETPASEQAQPMDDV, encoded by the coding sequence GTGAACCTAGGTCAATGGATCGGTTTAATCGCCATAGTTCTTTCTTTGTACATCTCGTGGCAAATTCGAGAAGTGCTGTTGTTAATGTTTGCCGCAGTTGTCCTAGCCACAACCTTAAATCGGCTAGCGAGCTACTTCCAACGCTTAGGAATGAAGCGTGGATATGCCGTACTTCTGGCAGTTGGTATCTTTTTTGCTGGTATTGCCGGTTTTTTCCTGCTAATTGTGCCACCTTTCGCACAGCAGTTCCAAGAATTAACCTTAAGAGTGCCTCAAGGGTTTGAGCGCTTTAATGGTTGGTTTGATGAACTGAAAACTCGGGTTCCTGTGGAGATGAATCCGTATATACCCGATCTTAACAGCCTGATTCAACAAGCACAGCCCTTCATTAACCGAGTAGTCGGGAACTCTTTTGCTCTTGTCTCTGGCTCATTGGAAGCCGTCCTCAAAATCTTACTAGTGCTGGTTTTAACAGGAATGTTGTTAGCCGATCCCGACGCTTACCGCAAGGTATTTGTACGGCTGTTTCCCTCATTTTATCGGCGGCGCGTGGATGGAATTTTGGATAAATGCGAAGTTTCATTAGAAGGATGGATCACAGGCGCAGGCTTTGCTGTCTTTGTAGTGGGATTGATGAGTGTGATTGGCTTATCAATTTTGCGTGTGAAAGCAGCGTTAGCACTAGCTGTTTTGGCAGGGTTTATGAACTTGATCCCCAACCTTGGCCCAACAATGAGCGTAGTTCCAGCGCTGGCGATCGCCTTATTGGATGATGGCTGGAAATGTCTTGCTGTTTTGATTCTCTACATTTTAATTCAACAAGTCGAGACTAATTTCATCACCCCTATCGTCATGGCACATCAAGTTTCACTCCTGCCAGCTGTGACTTTAATTGCTCAGTTATTTTTTGTCACTTTCTTTGGCTTTTTAGGATTATTATTGGCACTACCTCTAACTGTTGTTGCTAAGATTTGGTTACAAGAAGTTTTGATTAAAGATGTTTTAGATCAATGGGGAAATAGCCATCAAAAAGGAGCTGAGTTGGTGGTAATTTCCGACTCAATAGATTCGGAAGATTATTGGATAGACGAAACTCCTGCTAGTGAGCAAGCGCAGCCGATGGATGATGTTTAA